A region of the Rouxiella sp. S1S-2 genome:
CAGTTAGCATTAGCTGCTGTATTATAACTGTAAATCAAGGGGGGGGGTTATGACAGCACATGCTCAACGTACTGGCACCAAACATGCTTCGAGTCTAAATACGATCCTTCATGGTCGTATTGAGAACTTAATCAGCAAAGTAGTAGAAGAAATGGGGACTGAGTTTTCATTAGGTACTGCTTTGCAGCTTGATGATTCTGAGCTTATGCATCAAGTCTTCCTGCACTATTTAGCAGGTTCTTCTCGCGCAGATAAGCGTGAAAGAATGAAAATACAACGTCGTGCCGAAGGTGCTTTAGCATTTTATCAAATGCTTGATCGAATGGGCGGAACACTAAGGGCTAGTGAGGTCGCTGATTTATTGGGTGTTTCAAGGCAGACCGTTAATAATTATGTCAAGTCAGGTAAGCTTTTGGCCGTGAAACCTGCGAAAGAAAATCTATTCCCGGTATTTCAGTTTAATGGGAATCAGGTACTCCCTCACTTTGAGGATATACTTAATGCATTACCTGAAAATCTTAGTCCTGTAACAAAGACCTCATTCTTTACCTCAATGGCTTTTTTTGAAGATAGTTCAAAGTCTGTTATCGAGCTTCTTAGAGAGGGGCTGGCTAATGAAAGGCAATTGAGCAATATTCTTTCCCAGGCAAAATCGTTGGGTAAACAGGCCGGTTAAGGTGGCAGTAAAAGCTGCCACCTTTTTATCAGTCAGGGTTG
Encoded here:
- a CDS encoding helix-turn-helix domain-containing protein, translated to MTAHAQRTGTKHASSLNTILHGRIENLISKVVEEMGTEFSLGTALQLDDSELMHQVFLHYLAGSSRADKRERMKIQRRAEGALAFYQMLDRMGGTLRASEVADLLGVSRQTVNNYVKSGKLLAVKPAKENLFPVFQFNGNQVLPHFEDILNALPENLSPVTKTSFFTSMAFFEDSSKSVIELLREGLANERQLSNILSQAKSLGKQAG